The Streptomyces sp. NBC_01775 genome includes a region encoding these proteins:
- a CDS encoding L-idonate 5-dehydrogenase, with translation MKAVVVHGPRDVRIDERPDPVPGPGEVLLALEWGGVCGSDISYWKHGASGTATLAHPLVLGHEVAGRVAALGRGVTGIEEGAPATVHPASPVGDTALPERLAGRTNLLPKVRYFGSAAFDPHTDGGFCEYRTVPVAQLRPLPEGVTTEHGALAEPLAVALHAVGRAPGVRGRTVLVNGAGPIGSLLVAALRHLGAAHVIAADVAPAALDLARAMGAGETRDLSAGQRLPDDVEVVFEASGAPGALGPVLSATARGGHLIQVGNLPGAPAPAVLGDLVTREITWSGSYRFAEEIDDALRALHDGLDVAPLISHRFGLEEGARALAVAADPAGGCGKVMLRLGSPG, from the coding sequence ATGAAAGCCGTCGTGGTCCACGGGCCCCGTGACGTACGGATCGACGAGCGGCCCGACCCCGTGCCCGGTCCCGGTGAGGTACTGCTCGCGCTCGAATGGGGCGGCGTCTGCGGCTCCGACATCTCCTACTGGAAGCACGGCGCCTCCGGCACCGCCACCCTGGCCCACCCCCTGGTGCTGGGCCACGAGGTCGCCGGGCGGGTCGCAGCGCTCGGCCGGGGCGTCACCGGGATCGAGGAGGGCGCCCCCGCCACCGTGCACCCCGCGAGCCCCGTCGGCGACACGGCCTTGCCCGAGCGTCTGGCCGGGCGGACCAACCTGCTGCCGAAGGTGCGCTATTTCGGTTCGGCCGCGTTCGACCCGCACACCGACGGCGGCTTCTGCGAGTACCGCACCGTGCCCGTCGCACAGCTCAGGCCGCTGCCCGAGGGCGTCACCACCGAACACGGCGCCCTCGCCGAGCCGTTGGCCGTAGCCCTGCACGCCGTCGGCCGCGCTCCCGGGGTGCGGGGGCGTACTGTCCTGGTCAACGGCGCGGGACCGATCGGCTCTTTGCTCGTCGCCGCGCTCCGGCACCTCGGCGCCGCCCATGTGATCGCCGCCGATGTGGCCCCCGCCGCGCTGGACCTCGCCCGCGCCATGGGCGCCGGGGAGACCAGGGACCTGTCGGCAGGGCAACGGCTGCCCGACGATGTCGAAGTGGTCTTCGAGGCGTCCGGCGCGCCCGGGGCCCTCGGTCCGGTGCTGTCCGCCACCGCGCGCGGCGGCCACCTGATCCAGGTGGGCAATCTGCCCGGCGCCCCGGCCCCCGCCGTCCTCGGCGACCTGGTGACGCGGGAGATCACCTGGAGCGGCTCGTACCGCTTCGCGGAGGAGATCGACGACGCGCTCCGTGCCCTGCACGACGGTCTCGACGTCGCCCCCCTCATCAGTCACCGCTTCGGCCTGGAGGAGGGCGCCCGTGCCCTGGCCGTCGCCGCCGACCCGGCGGGCGGCTGCGGCAAGGTGATGCTCCGGCTCGGATCGCCGGGCTGA
- a CDS encoding cytochrome P450 — protein sequence MSTYASANPLGDPWPRVRSPWPARGAPLYGQDFARDPFSYYESLRKTFGPVAPVALEETGALRGYLVLDHAYQVEILQNRGHVWTRDSRWYRDLAEGVLPPDHPMIPQFAYRRSRLNAEGPEHARLSGPGNKALGELDLLRTRDLIEDLANQLITAFFPDGGPREQNEADILDQYALQLPLLVMMRLMGMDEGSALATGNAIHEMLSGGPGAENAAAELDTRMRALVEEKQRAPGPDLVSWTHHYNRLTQQELDTHELGEDVWLQIVAGRGASTTWICNTVLELLTNPDLNADVIAGRCPMDEAMNRVMWVNAPIQNLIGRWATQNTSLGGYPVNAGDMAIICLGATGADPAMRSASFDVSRTNRSHLAWGAGSHGCPAQELGTLIVRAGLEVLWNRLPGLRLAVPEEELAWDLPYVARSPTALPVTFPLPPTPPTNGQQWTALPRFISNPPRPISTEPKEQHSEPQGRLPLWRSLVAWWPKR from the coding sequence GTGTCAACTTATGCCTCAGCAAACCCTCTTGGTGACCCCTGGCCCCGCGTCCGTTCGCCGTGGCCCGCACGCGGCGCCCCGCTCTACGGGCAGGATTTCGCCCGCGATCCGTTCTCGTACTACGAAAGCCTCCGCAAGACCTTCGGCCCTGTGGCTCCCGTGGCGCTGGAGGAGACCGGCGCCCTCCGCGGCTATCTCGTCCTGGACCACGCCTACCAGGTGGAGATCCTCCAAAACCGCGGCCATGTCTGGACACGGGACTCCCGCTGGTACCGCGACCTGGCCGAGGGGGTACTGCCCCCCGACCATCCGATGATTCCCCAGTTCGCCTACCGGCGCAGCCGCCTCAACGCCGAGGGCCCGGAGCACGCGCGCCTGTCGGGGCCCGGCAACAAGGCGCTCGGCGAGCTGGATCTGCTCCGTACCCGCGACCTCATCGAAGACCTGGCCAACCAGCTCATCACCGCGTTCTTCCCCGACGGGGGGCCCCGGGAGCAGAACGAGGCCGACATCCTGGACCAGTACGCGCTACAACTGCCCCTGCTGGTCATGATGCGGCTGATGGGCATGGACGAGGGCAGCGCGCTGGCCACCGGCAACGCCATCCACGAGATGCTCAGCGGCGGACCGGGTGCCGAGAACGCCGCCGCCGAACTGGATACCCGGATGCGGGCCCTGGTCGAGGAGAAGCAGCGCGCGCCGGGGCCCGACCTCGTCTCCTGGACACACCATTACAACCGGCTCACGCAGCAGGAGCTGGACACGCACGAGCTGGGCGAAGACGTGTGGCTCCAGATAGTCGCCGGGCGCGGCGCCAGCACGACCTGGATCTGCAACACCGTGCTGGAGCTGCTGACCAATCCGGACCTGAACGCCGACGTCATCGCCGGGCGCTGTCCGATGGACGAGGCGATGAACCGCGTCATGTGGGTCAACGCACCGATCCAGAACCTCATCGGCCGCTGGGCCACCCAGAACACCTCGCTCGGCGGATACCCGGTGAACGCGGGTGACATGGCGATCATCTGCCTCGGGGCGACCGGTGCCGACCCGGCGATGCGGTCTGCCAGCTTCGATGTGTCCCGCACCAACAGGTCACATCTGGCCTGGGGCGCCGGGTCCCACGGGTGTCCGGCGCAGGAGCTCGGCACGCTCATCGTCCGGGCCGGACTTGAGGTCCTGTGGAACAGGCTTCCGGGGCTCCGGCTGGCGGTCCCCGAGGAGGAGCTCGCCTGGGACCTGCCGTACGTTGCCCGCTCCCCCACCGCACTCCCTGTGACCTTTCCCCTCCCCCCGACTCCACCGACGAATGGACAGCAGTGGACAGCCCTGCCCAGGTTCATCTCGAACCCGCCCCGGCCGATCTCCACAGAACCGAAGGAGCAGCACTCCGAGCCGCAGGGCCGGTTGCCGCTGTGGCGCTCCCTGGTGGCGTGGTGGCCAAAGCGGTGA
- a CDS encoding MFS transporter, whose product MTHSAATEEPSGAGTAPRTTRDLTRAAVSGWLGTALEFMDFQLYSLAAAIVFNKIFFPGASPALGLLAAMATYGVGYVARLVGAVYFGRMGDRLGRKKVLVITIVMMGASTTLIGVLPTYAQIGLLAPALLVALRLAQGFGAGAEIAGATVMLAEYAPVRRRGLVASLASLGTNSGTLAASGLWALLLGVLSEDQLLSWGWRLPFLLSFLPLLFAIWLRRNLKESPVFEERPDVVDGVALNSGDLRSAAGEKPAATLEAGLRQRKGRAFFLTLGLRFGQAGNSGLVQTFLVGYVAGSLAVDRSVPTDAILYGSLVGFATVPLVGMAGDRWGRRPVYLALTSLMAVLAFPLMLMIAHGSTVALTLGMILALNIGVLGLFSLESVTMAELFGSRTRFTQLAVAKEIGGVLATAVGPVLAAALTAATGSWWPIAAMLVVYSLITLISALLAPETRGRDLVRLEDAV is encoded by the coding sequence ATGACCCACAGCGCCGCCACCGAGGAGCCATCCGGCGCCGGTACCGCGCCGCGCACGACCCGCGACCTGACCAGAGCCGCCGTCTCCGGATGGCTGGGCACCGCCCTGGAGTTCATGGACTTCCAGCTCTACTCCCTGGCCGCGGCGATCGTCTTCAACAAGATCTTCTTCCCGGGCGCGAGCCCCGCCCTCGGTCTCCTCGCGGCCATGGCCACCTACGGCGTCGGCTACGTCGCCCGCCTGGTGGGTGCCGTCTACTTCGGCCGCATGGGTGACCGCCTCGGCCGCAAGAAGGTCCTGGTCATCACCATCGTCATGATGGGTGCCTCGACCACCCTGATCGGCGTGCTGCCCACCTACGCGCAGATCGGTCTGCTGGCTCCCGCGCTGCTGGTGGCGCTGCGCCTGGCCCAGGGATTCGGCGCCGGTGCGGAGATCGCGGGCGCCACCGTCATGCTCGCCGAGTACGCCCCGGTCCGCCGCCGCGGCCTGGTCGCCTCGCTGGCCTCGCTGGGCACCAACTCCGGCACCCTGGCCGCCTCCGGGCTGTGGGCCCTCCTGCTCGGCGTCCTCAGCGAGGATCAGCTCCTCTCCTGGGGCTGGCGCCTGCCGTTCCTGCTGAGCTTCCTCCCCCTGCTGTTCGCCATCTGGCTGCGCCGCAACCTCAAGGAAAGCCCGGTCTTCGAGGAACGCCCCGACGTCGTGGACGGGGTGGCGCTCAACAGCGGTGACCTGCGCTCCGCCGCCGGCGAGAAGCCCGCCGCCACCTTGGAGGCGGGGCTGCGGCAGCGCAAGGGCCGGGCCTTCTTCCTGACACTCGGCCTGCGCTTCGGGCAGGCCGGCAACTCCGGCCTCGTGCAGACCTTCCTGGTCGGCTACGTCGCCGGGAGCCTGGCCGTCGACCGCTCCGTGCCCACCGACGCCATCCTCTACGGCTCCCTCGTCGGCTTCGCCACCGTGCCCCTGGTCGGGATGGCCGGCGACCGGTGGGGCCGCAGGCCCGTCTACCTCGCGCTGACGAGCTTGATGGCGGTGCTGGCGTTCCCGCTCATGCTGATGATCGCCCACGGCAGCACCGTGGCGCTGACCCTCGGGATGATCCTCGCGCTGAACATCGGCGTGCTGGGCCTGTTCTCGCTGGAGAGCGTCACCATGGCCGAACTCTTCGGCTCCCGCACCCGCTTCACACAGCTGGCCGTGGCCAAGGAGATCGGTGGCGTCCTGGCCACCGCGGTCGGCCCGGTGCTGGCCGCCGCGCTGACCGCCGCGACCGGCAGCTGGTGGCCGATCGCCGCCATGCTCGTCGTCTACTCCCTCATCACCCTGATCTCCGCCCTGCTCGCCCCCGAGACCCGCGGACGTGACCTGGTCCGCCTGGAGGACGCCGTATGA